The Ranitomeya imitator isolate aRanImi1 chromosome 3, aRanImi1.pri, whole genome shotgun sequence genome has a window encoding:
- the LOC138671433 gene encoding CDK5 regulatory subunit-associated protein 2-like translates to MEVTAAREAAESSGRSSVTEAERRQYNSAEHRDRPPAERGDGRDAPSLKRAPLIPETGGQLSERRPPGTDRKPSERRPPGTDRKPSERRPPGTDREPSERRPPAERRPPGTDGEPSERRPPGTDREPSERRPPGTDREPSERRPSDTDGEPSERRPPGTDGEPSERRPPGTDGEPSERRPPGTDREPSERRPPDTDGEPSEKRPSDTDGEPSERRPPGTDGEPSERRPPGTDGEPSERRPPGTDREPSERRPPDTDGEPSEKRPSDTDGEPSERRPPGTDGEPSERRPPGTAGEPLERRPPGTDGEPSQRLVIVRGRRENAPRSYRDGLMSLREESTRGGYERAWRALSGYELAMPPVREAAPHPISGYERLSVDRAHTMKDFEKQITELKKDNFNLKLRIYFLEEQMQRRCDTSNDELHRMNIELKVEVESLKHDFQEKHNLLVRASKAMESLSEERDLAIQRLREEDLKHLEDMADAHNQKVQVLQAEMAHEKAELEKMCMLLDQERMQRFSAEEKLLAVNEQYSKSVAILEERDWIIQCLNDSVHSKDALITQLEQQIASLMSHDAKDATPNTSHLQPKSNIELLPEAADPVCKSDENVNEWQKKIKEMDNLINELQQKLEAKKAEEKNSLKRDKAIQGLTLAMKKKTKENEKLQNEIGNLNVALSKAQEASQLQSLKENIHPDYKKLIFTIQAEQGMYSRVLKYERESGGLQKELESIAMLRRWLEESIQANQELRKVMEAQIMAKYKGDDSMSFLGDQTSYLSICLDHLDQNEYFFAGGPQRASIFKNNMDIGESEKVFREESGTQTQSDIRGSAGGNLKTQLDGNLYPSFSEKSTIKRETTGNDAKPIGIQNTVSVATQTDPKTSCDRCIPLQDAAADLLFTLEEHNVLSQRPPQMPSHNYEMHRNAKKSRLPVLLKSTLNTKLRTDAAKESNHQCFEKELQIENGLLEKVKCAEMGEDSKNRDLVVESHIPDQNKVDQEQRCPTKQTAEEEMDYCTTVEGSMQAEREIMAAYVRCKDSDLTNAKHTESTEKAKELKAENSQLLEQLKQAQTEIKAFKAGEEFVKIKASENDLCTSKDKQSTGQALQKKLEVENHQLSELLHTFASSEDSMKHKDSAPDLFSSVIEQRACAEQNQRLSEQLQPAQTSTASEDSMKHKNSAPDLSRSVIEQRACVEQNQRLSEQLQPAQTSTAIEDSMIHKDSAPDLSSSIIEQRVCAEQDQRLSEQLQPAQTSTVSEDSMKHKDSAPNLSRSVIEQRACAEQDLQAENQRLSEQLKQAQMEIKTLKAHKDIAKQMDPVHGSSRSGTVHMESTHQALQQELQLENDRLAELLEQAQREIETLKVREELLRHKASELHVGNSKDEQIPLTDLQKELQAENLLLSEQLREAQMKIEMLTTNESRRPNTIPSSSYSLRDQMEPTDQYLNDELQAENYRLSDELKTAQLEIEKLLADKRSDSSDNSLKLHGSDADDDLSEQSLLDKTITNSVNVIEVDATSDFGDEVCRPSVNSQNAAALRCHHDSHCTECANNRGIISLPTLNSARASTMHPFSKFTKVSFSRRSFEETTSLSKYDLLVQSQARELSLQRQKIKESHNLSVICSKNFYNILKFFENLFPSSTLDSNATLEFQEQITQTVEWLKELEYKLSDAVYREEDTYSDQSVDSLLYTPSRLVPGHRMWADKHGCHVLGLVEDYNALRKQMLEARDVLQEMEDFVDHGVQTAVVNMTGHFENIFFDKLTRTKQSLEEAGCLLKLLWRVSLPLQIHSPYTIHQEEEANLEITRLRKRVVAQEKMLSGIVKRVYSENQMKEDIEKLILNQLAMTHDILKRAKGNLEVQVVDKLQ, encoded by the coding sequence ATGGAGGTGACCGCCGCCCGAGAAGCCGCGGAAAGCAGCGGCCGCAGCTCCGTGACCGAGGCAGAGAGGCGTCAGTACAATAGTGCCGAGCACAGAGACCGTCCTCCAGCCGAGAGAGGTGACGGGAGAGACGCTCCATCACTGAAGAGAGCGCCCCTCATACCTGAGACTGGGGGGCAGCTATCGGAGAGACGACCCCCCGGCACTGACAGGAAACCATCGGAGAGACGACCCCCCGGCACTGACAGGAAACCATCGGAGAGACGACCCCCCGGCACTGACAGGGAACCATCGGAGAGACGACCCCCGGCGGAGAGACGACCCCCGGGCACTGACGGGGAACCATCGGAGAGACGACCCCCCGGCACTGACAGGGAACCATCGGAGAGACGACCCCCCGGCACTGACAGGGAACCATCGGAGAGACGACCCTCCGACACTGATGGGGAACCATCGGAGAGACGACCCCCCGGCACTGACGGGGAACCATCGGAGAGACGACCCCCGGGCACTGACGGGGAACCATCGGAGAGACGACCCCCGGGCACTGACAGGGAACCATCAGAGAGACGACCCCCCGACACTGATGGGGAACCATCGGAGAAACGACCCTCCGACACTGATGGGGAACCATCGGAGAGACGACCCCCCGGCACTGACGGGGAACCATCGGAGAGACGACCCCCGGGCACTGACGGGGAACCATCGGAGAGACGACCCCCGGGCACTGACAGGGAACCATCAGAGAGACGACCCCCCGACACTGATGGGGAACCATCAGAGAAACGACCCTCCGACACTGATGGGGAACCATCGGAGAGACGACCCCCGGGCACTGACGGGGAACCATCGGAGAGACGACCCCCGGGCACTGCTGGGGAACCATTGGAGAGACGACCCCCGGGCACTGACGGGGAACCATCGCAGAGACTTGTCATCGTGAGGGGCAGGCGAGAGAATGCCCCGCGGTCCTACAGAGATGGTCTGATGTCCCTCAGGGAGGAGAGCACCCGTGGTGGATATGAGAGGGCCTGGCGCGCCTTGTCTGGCTATGAGCTGGCTATGCCCCCTGTACGTGAAGCTGCCCCCCACCCAATCTCGGGCTACGAGCGGCTGTCGGTGGATCGGGCTCACACCATGAAAGACTTTGAGAAACAGATCACAGAGCTGAAGAAAGATAACTTCAACCTGAAGCTGCGGATCTACTTCTTGGAGGAGCAGATGCAGCGGCGATGCGATACCAGCAACGACGAGCTCCACCGCATGAACATCGAGCTGAAGGTGGAGGTGGAGAGCCTGAAGCACGACTTCCAGGAGAAGCACAACCTGCTGGTCCGTGCCTCCAAAGCAATGGAAAGTCTGTCTGAGGAGCGCGACCTGGCCATCCAGCGCTTACGTGAGGAGGACCTCAAACATCTGGAAGACATGGCGGATGCCCACAATCAAAAAGTCCAGGTACTGCAAGCTGAAATGGCGCATGAGAAGGCTGAGCTGGAGAAGATGTGCATGCTGCTCGACCAGGAGCGAATGCAGAGGTTCAGCGCTGAGGAGAAACTGCTGGCGGTGAATGAGCAGTACAGCAAGAGCGTGGCCATCCTAGAGGAGAGAGACTGGATTATACAATGCTTAAACGACTCCGTGCACTCCAAAGATGCCCTCATAACTCAGCTGGAGCAGCAGATCGCCTCCTTGATGTCGCATGACGCCAAAGATGCAACACCGAACACGAGCCACCTCCAACCGAAGAGCAATATCGAATTGTTACCAGAAGCTGCTGATCCAGTATGTAAGTCAGATGAGAACGTCAACGAGTGGCAGAAAAAGATTAAAGAGATGGACAACCTTATCAATGAGCTGCAGCAGAAGTTAGAAGCCAAAAAAGCCGAAGAAAAAAACTCCCTGAAAAGAGATAAAGCAATACAAGGCCTCACACTGGCCATGAAGAAGAAAACAAAAGAGAACGAGAAGCTCCAGAATGAGATTGGAAACCTGAATGTGGCATTATCAAAAGCACAGGAAGCCTCCCAGCTCCAAAGTCTCAAAGAAAATATCCATCCCGATTACAAGAAACTGATTTTCACAATCCAGGCTGAACAAGGCATGTACAGCCGGGTACTGAAGTACGAAAGAGAGTCGGGCGGGCTACAGAAAGAGCTGGAATCAATCGCTATGTTACGTAGGTGGCTGGAGGAGAGTATTCAGGCAAACCAGGAACTCCGCAAGGTGATGGAGGCCCAAATCATGGCcaaatacaagggagatgacagcaTGTCGTTTCTTGGAGATCAGACTTCATACTTAAGCATTTGCCTTGATCACCTAGACCAAAATGAATATTTCTTTGCTGGAGGCCCTCAACGAGCATCCATCTTTAAAAATAATATGGACATTGGTGAATCTGAAAAAGTGTTCAGGGAAGAATCCGGAACCCAAACACAAAGTGACATTCGTGGTTCAGCTGGAGGAAATCTGAAAACTCAGCTAGATGGTAACTTATACCCGTCATTCAGTGAGAAGAGCACAATAAAAAGAGAAACCACTGGTAACGATGCCAAACCTATCGGAATACAAAACACCGTCTCTGTTGCTACCCAGACAGACCCAAAGACCTCTTGTGACAGATGCATACCTCTTCAAGATGCTGCAGCAGATCTGTTGTTCACTTTAGAAGAACATAATGTCCTATCACAGAGACCTCCACAGATGCCAAGTCACAACTATGAAATGCATCGAAATGCCAAAAAATCCAGACTTCCCGTTCTGTTAAAGTCTACCCTCAATACAAAGCTCAGGACTGATGCTGCCAAAGAAAGTAATCACCAATGCTTtgagaaggaactacagatagaaaATGGGCTCCTCGAGAAGGTAAAATGTGCTGAGATGGGAGAAGACAGCAAAAACAGAGACTTGGTGGTTGAGAGCCACATTCCTGACCAAAATAAAGTAGACCAGGAGCAGAGGTGTCCTACCAAACAAACTGCAGAGGAGGAGATGGATTATTGCACGACTGTAGAAGGGTCAATGCAAGCAGAACGTGAGATCATGGCTGCATATGTAAGATGTAAGGACTCCGACCTGACTAACGCCAAGCACACAGAGTCTACAGAAAAAGCCAAAGAGCTAAAGGCAGAGAATTCCCAACTCTTAGAACAGCTAAAACAAGCACAAACGGAGATCAAGGCATTCAAAGCTGGTGAAGAATTTGTGAAAATTAAGGCTTCTGAAAATGACTTGTGTACCTCGAAGGATAAGCAGAGCACAGGACAAGCCTTACAAAAAAAGCTAGAGGTAGAAAATCACCAGCTGTCCGAACTGTTACATACATTTGCATCAAGTGAAGACTCGATGAAACACAAGGACTCTGCACCTGATTTATTTAGTTCTGTTATCGAGCAGAGAGCGTGTGCAGAGCAGAATCAGCGACTCTCTGAACAGCTGCAGCCAGCACAGACATCTACTGCAAGTGAAGACTCAATGAAACACAAGAACTCTGCACCTGATTTATCTCGTTCTGTTATCGAGCAGAGAGCGTGTGTAGAGCAGAATCAGCGACTCTCTGAACAGCTGCAGCCAGCGCAGACATCTACTGCAATTGAAGACTCGATGATACACAAGGACTCTGCACCCGATTTATCTAGTTCTATTATCGAGCAGAGAGTGTGTGCAGAGCAGGATCAGCGACTCTCCGAACAGCTGCAGCCAGCACAGACATCTACTGTAAGTGAAGACTCGATGAAACACAAGGACTCTGCACCTAATTTATCTCGTTCTGTTATCGAGCAGAGAGCGTGTGCAGAGCAGGATCTGCAGGCCGAGAATCAGCGACTCTCCGAACAGCTGAAACAAGCACAAATGGAGATCAAGACACTTAAAGCTCATAAAGACATTGCAAAACAGATGGACCCTGTACATGGTTCATCGAGGTCAGGTACGGTGCATATGGAGTCTACACACCAAGCTTTACAGCAAGAGCTACAGCTGGAAAATGACAGGCTCGCCGAACTCTTAGAACAAGCCCAAAGGGAGATTGAGACTCTGAAAGTCCGTGAAGAACTGTTAAGGCATAAGGCCTCTGAACTACACGTTGGTAACTCCAAGGATGAGCAGATACCGTTGACAGATTTACAGAAAGAGCTACAAGCGGAGAATCTCCTGCTCTCGGAACAACTAAGAGAAGCACAAATGAAGATTGAGATGCTTACAACAAACGAATCAAGAAGACCTAACACCATTCCTAGTTCAAGTTATTCCCTCAGAGACCAGATGGAGCCCACAGACCAGTATCTGAATGACGAGCTACAGGCTGAGAATTACCGGCTTTCAGATGAATTAAAAACTGCACAATTGGAGATTGAGAAGCTTCTAGCTGACAAAAGGTCGGACAGCAGCGACAACTCTCTGAAGCTTCACGGTTCAGATGCCGATGACGATCTTTCTGAGCAATCCTTGTTAGATAAAACAATCACTAATTCCGTCAATGTCATTGAGGTAGATGCCACATCAGATTTTGGAGATGAAGTCTGCAGGCCCAGTGTAAATAGCCAGAATGCCGCTGCACTGCGCTGCCATCATGACAGTCACTGTACAGAGTGTGCCAATAACAGAGGAATTATTTCACTGCCAACTTTGAACTCCGCAAGAGCTTCCACTATGCACCCCTTCTCCAAGTTCACCAAAGTGTCCTTCTCCAGGAGGTCATTTGAAGAAACCACTTCACTTTCAAAGTATGATCTGTTAGTGCAGTCTCAGGCTAGAGAGTTGTCTCTTCAGAGGCAGAAAATCAAGGAGAGCCACAACCTCAGTGTTATATGTTCAAAGAATTTCTACAACATTCTGAAATTCTTTGAGAACCTTTTCCCGTCCAGCACCTTGGACTCTAACGCCACTCTGGAGTTTCAGGAGCAGATTACTCAGACTGTCGAGTGGTTGAAAGAGTTGGAGTACAAACTGAGTGATGCCGTCTACAGGGAGGAGGATACTTACAGCGACCAATCTGTCGACAGCCTGCTGTACACCCCATCACGCTTGGTCCCCGGACACAGAATGTGGGCAGACAAACATGGCTGTCACGTGCTGGGATTAGTCGAAGACTACAACGCTTTACGGAAACAAATGTTGGAAGCAAGGGATGTCTTACAGGAGATGGAGGACTTTGTTGACCATGGAGTCCAGACTGCAGTTGTCAATATGACTGGGCACTTTGAGAATATATTTTTTGACAAGCTTACAAGAACCAAGCAATCGCTGGAGGAAGCGGGGTGTTTACTAAAGCTGTTGTGGAGAGTGTCCTTACCCCTGCAGATTCACAGCCCATACACCATCCACCAAGAAGAAGAAGCAAACCTCGAGATCACCCGACTTCGCAAGAGAGTTGTAGCGCAAGAGAAGATGTTGTCTGGCATTGTCAAGAGAGTCTACTCCGAGAATCAAATGAAGGAGGACATTGAGAAACTCATTCTAAACCAGTTGGCCATGACTCATGACATTTTAAAGAGAGCCAAGGGCAATCTAGAGGTCCAGGTGGTTGATAAGCTCCAGTAA